From Levilactobacillus zymae, a single genomic window includes:
- a CDS encoding ribose-phosphate diphosphokinase has translation MVEQVEAGKMKLFALSSNRPLAEKIARVAGVELGKATVKHFSDGEIQISIDESIRGDELFIIQSVSDPVNTNLMELLIMVDAARRASAAKINVVIPYYGYSRADRKARSREPITAKLVASLLQMDGVNRVIALDLHAAQLQGFFDIPVDHLQSDRLLASYFEDNTDLNAENTVVVAPDHAGVSRARRLAELLGTPIAIIDNRSETENATHPEAVIGDVRHKHAILVDDIIDTAVRISVSAVALRNAGAANVYACATHAVLSGDAAVRIDEAPLEKVVVTDSIQIPADKQSDKFVVMSVDELFGRAINLIYHEQPVDQLFRSPIMKK, from the coding sequence ATGGTAGAACAGGTCGAAGCGGGCAAAATGAAGCTCTTTGCCTTAAGCTCTAACCGGCCCTTAGCCGAAAAAATCGCCCGGGTAGCCGGCGTAGAATTAGGCAAGGCAACCGTTAAACATTTTAGTGACGGTGAAATTCAAATCAGTATTGATGAAAGTATCCGGGGGGATGAACTCTTTATCATTCAGTCCGTCTCTGATCCCGTGAATACCAACCTCATGGAATTGTTAATCATGGTGGATGCCGCACGGCGGGCCAGTGCCGCCAAAATTAACGTGGTCATCCCGTACTACGGGTATTCTCGGGCCGACCGTAAAGCCCGTTCGCGCGAACCCATTACGGCTAAGCTGGTGGCCTCGCTGCTGCAAATGGACGGTGTTAATCGCGTGATTGCACTAGACTTACATGCGGCACAACTGCAAGGGTTCTTCGACATTCCCGTTGATCACCTGCAAAGCGACCGGTTACTGGCCAGCTACTTTGAAGATAATACCGATCTGAATGCGGAGAACACGGTCGTGGTGGCTCCCGATCATGCAGGAGTTAGCCGGGCGCGGCGCTTGGCCGAGCTCTTGGGTACGCCCATTGCCATTATCGACAACCGCAGTGAGACCGAGAATGCCACGCATCCGGAAGCCGTGATTGGGGATGTCCGTCATAAGCATGCCATCTTAGTTGATGACATCATTGATACGGCCGTGCGAATTTCTGTATCCGCCGTGGCGCTACGCAATGCTGGCGCGGCAAACGTTTACGCTTGTGCCACCCATGCGGTTCTGTCCGGGGATGCTGCCGTGCGGATTGATGAAGCACCGTTAGAAAAAGTCGTGGTGACGGATTCGATTCAGATTCCGGCAGATAAGCAAAGCGATAAATTCGTGGTGATGTCCGTTGACGAACTCTTCGGGCGGGCCATCAATTTAATTTATCATGAACAACCGGTGGACCAACTTTTTCGGTCTCCAATTATGAAGAAGTAA